Below is a window of Solanum stenotomum isolate F172 chromosome 7, ASM1918654v1, whole genome shotgun sequence DNA.
tgacccaaaacttaaaggaacctaggaatgacttgaatatgaattctctttaattctttttggaactcaaggtgccacatctagtgaccttaacacttaagaaaaaattaaattcccTAGTAAAAACTTACTCACTAAATGCCATATACTATTGTGGTATCATTCAGTAATTTGTTCAGTTTTACTGATTATCTTTTGAATGATACTAGAACAGTATGTCATACATTATTATAGTATCATTTAGTATTTTTGCAGTTTCCCCTAATCGTTTGATAAATTTACTGAAAACAACATGTCATTTTAAACATTATGTATAGGGATTTGTACCTGTCTTTACAAGATCTCGGGGTTTTATACTGAAAACCATTACCTAGGATTTTTAGTAAGggggtgtcaaaatataaagtaaaaatatataagtgcTACTAGCAGGGATAGAACTCACAACCTCAAGTAGTTTTTGCAAAAACTTAACCACTACACTAAACCTTCAAACTATATCAAGATGTATCAacacttaaatatatatatatataaaaccaaATTTTAACCTATATgtacaatgtaatttttcgacgaaggggTGTCGGTAGCTCCGTCCTTGGATACATTCTGTCCCGATACATCGCATATGAGTGATGTATTCGAGAATAGGAGAGAGAGTGAGGAAAATAGGTATTTTTGTAATTCTTTTCAAAATGGCaggaaattttagagaatatgataaaataagtgGTGTATAAGAAACTGCACAAAAAGTACTTTAAGTCATAGTAGTTAATAAATCAAAaagtattcaaataaattattgtcAAAGAAGAATGTCATGTGACTGTCCAAATAGTGagcaagacaaacaaattgaaacgaaaaaAGTACCGATAGCGTTGAAGTTGTGTGATTTCATATACAACAAACCATTGCAATGTCATGTAACTTTCATATTGAGACACTATTGGGGATTCCCTTGCCAGTAAGTCCTGTTGCACTCTTGTCACCTGTGGCATTTGGATATAGTAATGTATAAGGCAATTTTACAGGTCCATTTCTGTTCTTCAATATATTGTCATTGTTCCTATCCATTATTCTGTTTTCGATTTCAACCAACTTGTCACTGAATTTCTGCAATGCTTGTCGTGGTTGTCGATCACAAGTCCATTCAGGAGTGTCTCGTTGCCCGAGATAAATCTCATCTGCAGAATGCATAGATAACATCTCTATCAATGAGATGCCCATAAGAGTTTGTAACTGAGCTGTGATTGTCTTTAGGTAGGCGCGTTCATGGTTTGACTCGAGCTCAGCATACTCAGGGGTGCCTCGCTCAGGCATGAATCTTCGACTTACTGTTGGACGATTTGGGAGGTAACCAGCATAAGGATATTGCCCAAAGTTGACAGCTGCATGAAGAGCAGAAGCCACCCATATAATAATTGTACATGTTTCGATGAGTTCAGCTCGTGTCTGCATTTGAGGCCACCATGATTCATCTTTCAAGTCACCGTGACCTTCATTGCGAACTTCCATCCACCAGGACTGGAGTTCAGTGTCGTCACGGATCATGTCATCAGTTGAGTAATAGAAGGAACAGTATTCGTCAACCCAGGCTTCGATTGCTGACCAAATCTCAAGTCCATCAACCGCGAAAGGATAATCCTTTATCAGGAGTCTAAGGCCATTAGGCTGGCTTGAGTCTGGCACTGCAACTCCTCTGAAAttgaaaacagaaaaaatcagcGTTTCTTGAACAAGATGGATATGACATTGAGTTTTAAGTCGTTGTAACGACTATGTACTGGCCAACCTTTTAAGTAGATCTGCAGGGAGTGCCTGTTCAGTGAACACCCAATTCTTATAGATGACAGAAGACATTTCCATGGCATACTTGGATGGGAATACGGTCGATTCAAGTATTCCACCTGCATTAATGAGGATCTGCCTAGCCAAACCATTGACGTACAATGTATCACGGAAGTGGGGTTGTAGAAGCTTATAGATTGGATGAACCACACTCAATTGTCTGTTTGCTGCTATAATGAATGGTTCTATCACTGCATGTGTGTTCAGCCTGGAAGcaaaaagtagaaaaattaGTAGTCACTTCAAGAGGTAACATGCAtctaaattcaacaattttaagtCGCGCACCAGTGACTGATGAGCTGATGATATCCAGAGTCATTTACAGCAACATAAGCTTTGGCCAGATGCCAGACATAGCCTTCGACGCTCTCATCATTACTTGGGCTAAATACTTGACTGGTGGAACCATGTTTATCTCCTTGTGGATGTGGTAAGCTCAGTTCAATTGCAAGTGGCTTCAATGTTCCATCGTCTTGGAGTAAAAGGATGGTCCGACTAGCATAGATCTTTGTGGTTGTTGAGTTAATCCGAGTAATATAAGGCATAAGTAAGTCATGATAATTTAAGATGAATAGCCTGTCATTCTTTATTGCCTGTGTCCACAAAAGATAAACACGTAAATATATAACATCTAATATACTAGAGACAGATGATAAGTGTTCCGATACAAAGAATGCTTTCGTTTTCTCTTCCTTTATATACGATAATCACTAgagaaagataaaaaagagCATTACATCATCCACAGTTAGTCCATCCATGTATTTCTCAATCTGCTCCCTTGTTATTTTACTGGTGTGGTTGCCATATACTTCAGGATTTAGCTTGCTTGTGGGTGGAAATTCCTGATAAGAATTTAGTCTTTTAGTACTTATCATTCAGAGTGAAAGATTTACAATACATAAACAAACACTCAAACTTGTCTTCATCTGGCAAGTAAGCACTCCAACTCGTCTCTACTGTGTCTCATGGACACCCGATATTGacatgacacataaattttagaggtgtctagatgatcattttgtaagttgcAGTATTCAACCGACACAATTGAGATGAGTTGAGGTTTCTGGatgtgcatactcaaagttggagtatttacTTGTCAACTGTGGCAACGTTTGTGCGTCTGTTTATGTGTGATgccaaaaaataaagatttgtGTATGATATTTACCTGTAGACGCTGGATAATCACAGGGTTAACGCCAGCCAGCATTTCACGTCCAAACTCTTCATCTGACCTCCATGCTGAGTTATCTTCTGTAGTTTTCTCAAAAAGGTTCACAATTAGTACCTATCTTTTCACCTTAGCAAGTACTCAGAAGCTAAACATAGTTGTGGAGACATAGAGAGGGAAGACATAGGTACCTTCAATTACATGAGGAATTGGATATTTATGAAATTGCCCTTTGAGTATTTTCCATGGCAGACATTCCCTGGACCTTTCCTCATCACTATCTTTATAGAATTCTAGTACACGTTCGAAGCTTTTGAACTCGTTGAAAGGTCTAGCTAACACAGACGCGGTCTCTGGGATTACAACCCTAATTATTGATGTGGCACTATATGTAAGGAAATCATTAAACTTCACATGGTTGAAAAGTTCATCTCGCGGAACATAAATGTTCAAACTCAGACGTGGCAACCGTTTCTCTAAGCTAGAATCTGCAACAACAAGCTTAACTCTATTTACCTTATTCTTTTGGTAGTTCTATGCCAAGTATAAATATGATTGACATTATGTGTTTGTGACCTTACCTCTTTTAGTTGGTGGACGACTTGTTCTGCCTCTACGAGGGTATGGATAATCCTTAGATCGACCAAGCACAGGTCGATCATATCCTAAATCATTGTAGACAGCATAGTCATAAACTCTGTCCCATTCCTTGAGCATACCAGAACCTGTACCTCGAAGATTAACGAGCTCCTCATTTCTGTATGCCACAAGTGGTTCTGGTGTGTTGCATGGCAGGTATGTctaataacaacaaaagttcagaaatttgaatttatgccCTTTACATGTTAGCTTGGTTAAGAATATCGATACCTTGTTGCTGAAAAACACTCGATCATAGTTGTAACGATGTGGAGGATACACCCACGAATTGCAGACAAAATGAACTTCACCATCTCCAGGAACATCATGTAAAGTGAGAGTCTTCAGGTAAAACTGGCTGTGATGATTGTTCTTTACAATGAAAGCACCAGGAACTCCTAATGACTCATCCCAGTCAAATGTAATATTGAATGCTGCTTCTTCCACTGATATCCAAGTCTTGGAGGATGCCCATTCCAAAATTGCTGGCTTTCCCAACTTACCTTTTGATCCATTTTCTacataataacatatatattatatatgcaGGACTATAGGTGATTTGTCGAGACTTCTGAGTTACTCtttccatttcaaaataagtggtgTTTTTAGCTTGGGCGCACCCCTTGAGGAAAGTACTCATTTCTACTAGAAATATGGTGTACTTTTACTAACCTACCCTTCATAAATACCTTGAAAAAGATGTAACTCTTTAGTAGTTTCTTGGTTATGTAAaactttctttatttaaataagggtaaaattagaAGAACATCATTAATGTCtttttaattatgtaaaacaccacttattttgaaatggagggagaagCAATTGAGTTAATCAATGATTCTTTCAAATATATAAGGGTGTATCCAAGGAGTCAATAAAGTGCGTTGAGAACCATGAAGTCTCAGGTTCACATCCTAACAGAGGCAAAAACAGTATAGATGATTTTCTTCCCATCTATCCAAGCTTTAATATACAGAGTTACTTAGTATCTATACTAGTGGAACGTAACATGTATCTCCtagaattagtcgaggtgcaaaCAAGTTGGTCCAGACGTCACAGTTATCATGTTATACTAAAAACTTCAGCTCTATTTGGCGTAAGGACTAACCAGGCATACAGAATTCAGGATTTACACAGAGTTTTCTCACTCTGCATTCTTGCCACTATATAAAACAACTAACAAGTTTTCTTGTATCTCTTCATAATAAAATCAGAAGAAAATGTAATTACCAGGATCAGCATGTTCAGCACTAACGAGCTGTATGGTAACGCGTTTACCAAAGAGCTCGTGCATTCGATCAAGGAAGGCACAACCAGCATCCTTAAAGTTCAAAacattcttcttcatcaataCAACTGTTCCCTTGATCTTAATGGTACCGCTTTCTACTGGAACATCGCGCTGTTTACCGCAAACTGTTTCCAGCAATTTCTCCAGTATCTCTGCACAACCCATTGAGCAAAATGGACAAAATGCTAAATAGATGTTTTGAGTTGAAATGATGAAAGGATATGAACTTTTGTTGAGGCAAACAACAATAGTTCTAGACTTGTGTCCTTTTATAATCCATGTTGtttaaacttttcaaaaatattgacgtaaaaaatagtatatttttttaaagagtctgagcaacatagataGAGTACTTGTATATATTATTAGATTACTTCACCACTTGGATCAATTGAGGCAACCACGATTGTCTTAAGAAATTGTCAATAGTCTTACCTGGGAGAAGTTGACTGGATATCTCAATTGggcattaaaaaataaataataccatcatacaacataaaatattatcaCATTGACTTGTCAAACCTTGTTTGGATGACTGTTACCAATGGTATTACgatacaatgtttgttttgattgttacctAACTTTCTATTATGTAACAATTAATTTGGTGTGATCATATCGTTATTACTCATTTTGCCTTTGCCTCTTATTAtataaggcataatacataaatatactctTTAACTTGGTCTTAGCTCACATTTATATCCTCCAATTATGGGTGTatacaagtagacatttaaagttgtataaagttgaacaactaGGCACACGCGTCCGACATGACATCCTCCTACATATATTATGTCACATAGGACTCATGTATCTACTTGTTGAACTTCATACAAGTTTAGGTGTCTATTTGTGCATagtcaaagttggagggcataaatgtgaaatgaggtcaagttaaaaagca
It encodes the following:
- the LOC125871423 gene encoding probable linoleate 9S-lipoxygenase 5, producing the protein MGCAEILEKLLETVCGKQRDVPVESGTIKIKGTVVLMKKNVLNFKDAGCAFLDRMHELFGKRVTIQLVSAEHADPENGSKGKLGKPAILEWASSKTWISVEEAAFNITFDWDESLGVPGAFIVKNNHHSQFYLKTLTLHDVPGDGEVHFVCNSWVYPPHRYNYDRVFFSNKTYLPCNTPEPLVAYRNEELVNLRGTGSGMLKEWDRVYDYAVYNDLGYDRPVLGRSKDYPYPRRGRTSRPPTKRDSSLEKRLPRLSLNIYVPRDELFNHVKFNDFLTYSATSIIRVVIPETASVLARPFNEFKSFERVLEFYKDSDEERSRECLPWKILKGQFHKYPIPHVIEEDNSAWRSDEEFGREMLAGVNPVIIQRLQEFPPTSKLNPEVYGNHTSKITREQIEKYMDGLTVDDAIKNDRLFILNYHDLLMPYITRINSTTTKIYASRTILLLQDDGTLKPLAIELSLPHPQGDKHGSTSQVFSPSNDESVEGYVWHLAKAYVAVNDSGYHQLISHWLNTHAVIEPFIIAANRQLSVVHPIYKLLQPHFRDTLYVNGLARQILINAGGILESTVFPSKYAMEMSSVIYKNWVFTEQALPADLLKRGVAVPDSSQPNGLRLLIKDYPFAVDGLEIWSAIEAWVDEYCSFYYSTDDMIRDDTELQSWWMEVRNEGHGDLKDESWWPQMQTRAELIETCTIIIWVASALHAAVNFGQYPYAGYLPNRPTVSRRFMPERGTPEYAELESNHERAYLKTITAQLQTLMGISLIEMLSMHSADEIYLGQRDTPEWTCDRQPRQALQKFSDKLVEIENRIMDRNNDNILKNRNGPVKLPYTLLYPNATGDKSATGLTGKGIPNSVSI